The Akkermansia muciniphila genome contains a region encoding:
- a CDS encoding acyltransferase, translating to MNRRKEMQADAAGSGMENSAPLVLPMGGPAHSRNYGLDFLRCLSMFFVVLLHVLRWGEAGNLVNHTLGTPNYAVSWFLELSAFCAVNSFALITGYVGVRVPHRISRFINLWFQVFFYTVGITFLFKWLMPGSVSLKGMFQAFFPVLRMAYWYFTAYAVLFFFIPFLNTLIRSLGRESAKWLCLLIFIIFSLLSTISGNEDWLSHGGYSAIWLGCLYVAGGCISHFQLWSTLKRPAFYYFLCCLLGTAGMLAWNYLPFRQGISEKLFAVYTAPLCCLCSFFLLQACARMRVTSRAAIRLISLLAPFSFAVYLIHSNPLVWHHVLKGRFAVLQDSPWYIMAAGALGASLGIYLACSMIDSVRSVLFRLLHIRELSVKLEAVLSKLKQWILRSIPS from the coding sequence ATGAACCGCAGGAAAGAAATGCAGGCGGACGCGGCAGGCTCCGGCATGGAAAACTCCGCGCCCCTGGTGCTGCCCATGGGAGGGCCTGCCCATTCCAGAAACTACGGCCTTGATTTTCTCAGATGCCTGTCCATGTTCTTTGTGGTTCTTCTGCACGTGCTCAGGTGGGGGGAGGCCGGGAACCTGGTCAACCACACCCTGGGAACTCCCAATTACGCGGTTTCCTGGTTTCTTGAACTAAGCGCCTTCTGCGCGGTCAACAGTTTTGCTCTTATTACAGGGTATGTAGGCGTCAGGGTGCCGCACCGCATTTCCCGTTTTATCAATTTATGGTTTCAGGTTTTCTTTTACACCGTTGGAATAACCTTTTTATTTAAATGGCTCATGCCTGGAAGCGTAAGCCTTAAGGGAATGTTCCAGGCCTTCTTTCCCGTTCTGCGCATGGCTTATTGGTACTTTACGGCTTATGCCGTCCTGTTTTTCTTTATTCCCTTCCTTAATACGCTCATCCGTTCCCTTGGCAGGGAATCCGCCAAATGGCTTTGCCTGCTGATCTTCATTATTTTTTCCCTGCTGTCCACCATCTCCGGAAATGAAGACTGGCTCAGCCACGGCGGATACAGCGCCATCTGGCTGGGCTGCCTGTACGTTGCGGGAGGGTGCATCAGCCATTTCCAGCTATGGAGCACGTTAAAGCGGCCCGCTTTTTATTACTTCCTTTGCTGTCTCCTGGGTACGGCGGGAATGCTTGCATGGAACTATCTTCCCTTCCGGCAGGGAATTTCAGAAAAACTCTTTGCCGTTTATACGGCGCCGCTCTGCTGCCTGTGCTCCTTCTTCCTTCTCCAGGCCTGTGCGCGCATGCGGGTCACCAGCAGAGCGGCCATCCGCCTGATCTCCCTCCTTGCCCCGTTTTCCTTTGCCGTTTACCTGATTCACTCCAATCCCCTTGTGTGGCATCATGTCCTGAAGGGACGGTTTGCCGTGCTGCAGGATTCCCCCTGGTACATCATGGCCGCGGGAGCGCTGGGGGCAAGCCTGGGCATCTACCTGGCATGCAGCATGATCGACTCCGTCCGGAGCGTCCTGTTCCGCCTGCTCCATATCCGGGAACTTTCCGTTAAATTGGAGGCCGTCCTGTCAAAATTGAAGCAATGGATTCTCCGGAGCATTCCATCATAA
- a CDS encoding aminoglycoside phosphotransferase family protein, with the protein MPLSAVFHTDSLQEQVAALGDAFAIAGEFLHCDTINSGHINLTFRAAYRKMDGTTDRYIFQRVNDAVFQCPRDVMHNVEKVTNHIRWKMLRVLKTPFRQTLNLYSARGGRKYLEIPGSGFWRCYNCIESTHTFDVAEHPRQAYEAARAFGAFQQLLCDMNPEDIHETIPFFHHTRRRFDRLEKAAARDSRGRLDSCRRELDFIRRRERYVDVLLDLQERGELPVRIVHNDTKINNVMLDKETDKAVCVIDLDTVMPGSVLYDFGDMVRTMTSPAAEDEEDLDKTFLRMPMFEAVARGYLDAARDFITPLEVSKLAFSGVLITLETGIRFLTDYLEGDVYFKTERNRHNLHRARTQLKLVESMEEQMPEMEECVRRCFHAASR; encoded by the coding sequence ATGCCCCTGTCCGCCGTTTTCCATACTGATTCCCTCCAGGAGCAGGTTGCCGCCCTGGGCGACGCCTTCGCCATTGCCGGGGAATTCCTCCATTGCGACACCATCAACAGCGGCCATATCAACCTGACCTTCCGGGCCGCCTACCGGAAAATGGACGGCACCACGGACCGCTACATCTTCCAGCGCGTCAATGACGCCGTCTTCCAGTGCCCACGGGACGTGATGCACAACGTGGAGAAGGTGACCAACCACATCCGGTGGAAAATGCTCCGGGTGCTGAAAACGCCCTTCCGCCAGACGCTTAACCTGTATTCCGCCCGCGGAGGCCGCAAGTACCTGGAAATTCCCGGCTCCGGCTTCTGGCGCTGCTACAACTGCATTGAAAGCACCCATACGTTTGACGTGGCGGAACATCCCCGCCAGGCTTATGAAGCGGCCCGCGCCTTCGGCGCGTTCCAGCAGCTCCTGTGCGACATGAATCCGGAAGACATCCATGAGACCATCCCGTTCTTCCACCATACCCGCAGGCGCTTTGACCGCCTGGAAAAAGCGGCTGCCCGCGATTCCCGCGGAAGGCTGGACTCCTGCCGGAGGGAGCTGGACTTCATCCGCCGCCGGGAACGGTATGTGGACGTCCTGCTGGACCTTCAGGAACGGGGGGAACTCCCCGTCAGAATCGTGCACAACGATACCAAGATCAACAACGTGATGCTGGACAAGGAAACGGACAAGGCCGTCTGCGTCATTGACCTGGACACGGTGATGCCCGGCAGCGTGCTGTACGACTTTGGGGACATGGTGCGCACCATGACCTCTCCCGCGGCGGAGGATGAAGAAGACCTGGACAAAACCTTCCTGCGCATGCCCATGTTTGAAGCCGTAGCCAGGGGTTACCTGGACGCCGCCAGGGACTTCATCACGCCGCTGGAAGTTTCCAAACTGGCCTTCTCCGGGGTGCTCATCACGCTGGAAACCGGCATCCGCTTCCTGACGGATTATCTGGAAGGGGACGTTTACTTTAAAACGGAGCGGAACCGCCATAACCTGCACCGGGCGCGCACCCAGCTCAAGCTGGTGGAAAGCATGGAAGAGCAAATGCCGGAAATGGAAGAATGCGTCCGGCGCTGCTTTCACGCGGCCTCCCGCTGA
- the fucU gene encoding L-fucose mutarotase, producing MLKNISPLISPSLLKILAEMGHGDEIVFSDAHFPGHTFNPTVLRADGLGADALLAAVIPLFELDAYATPVIMMAPVPGDSLDPAVEAKYRKALNYDGDIEQMERYAFYERAKKAYAVVITGETAKYGNIILKKGVTPIS from the coding sequence ATGTTAAAAAATATTTCACCCCTCATCAGCCCCTCCCTGCTGAAAATCCTGGCGGAAATGGGGCATGGCGATGAAATCGTCTTTTCAGACGCCCACTTTCCCGGCCACACCTTCAACCCCACGGTGCTGAGGGCGGACGGACTGGGAGCGGACGCCCTGCTGGCCGCCGTCATCCCCCTCTTCGAACTGGACGCATACGCCACCCCCGTCATCATGATGGCCCCGGTTCCGGGAGATTCCCTGGACCCCGCGGTGGAGGCCAAATACCGCAAGGCCCTGAACTATGACGGGGACATTGAGCAAATGGAGCGCTACGCCTTTTATGAACGGGCCAAAAAGGCCTATGCCGTGGTCATCACCGGAGAAACCGCCAAATACGGCAATATCATCCTGAAAAAAGGCGTTACCCCCATTTCCTGA
- a CDS encoding MalY/PatB family protein yields MQYDFDEVIDRRGTGALKYEALLPRWGRDDLLPLWVADMDFKTPPFIMEAIRRRCEHELLGYTVKPRAFFEAIRDWVGRRHGWEVRASEIGFAPGIVPGISSAIQCFTEPGDKIMIQPPVYHPFAMIIRENGREIVNNPLILEEGRYRMDFDHMQEAVRGCRMFILCNPHNPGGRVWSPEELRRVAEICAESGTLVVSDEIHADLALPGHTHTVFATVSGQARMNSITYMAPSKAFNVPGLGSSYLICQNPALFGKYQSFVSGRELAEGHVFAYEGLISAYSGPEGEEWLKQALDYIQENILFIDRELRRRMPKIKAMLPDASYLVFLDCRELGLSQKELADFFVDGGRLALNDGSIFGKEGEGFMRLNAGCPRSILEQALNQLEEAYRARGF; encoded by the coding sequence ATGCAGTACGACTTTGACGAAGTGATCGACCGCCGCGGCACCGGCGCCCTGAAATATGAAGCCCTGCTGCCCCGCTGGGGCCGGGATGACCTGCTCCCCCTGTGGGTGGCGGACATGGACTTCAAAACGCCCCCGTTCATCATGGAGGCCATCCGCCGCCGTTGTGAGCATGAGCTCCTGGGGTACACCGTCAAGCCACGCGCCTTCTTTGAAGCCATCCGGGACTGGGTGGGGCGCCGCCACGGCTGGGAAGTGCGCGCCTCGGAAATAGGCTTCGCGCCTGGCATCGTCCCGGGCATCTCCAGCGCCATCCAGTGCTTCACGGAACCGGGGGACAAGATCATGATCCAGCCGCCCGTGTACCACCCCTTCGCCATGATTATCCGGGAAAACGGCCGGGAAATCGTGAACAACCCCCTTATCCTGGAAGAAGGGCGCTACCGCATGGACTTTGACCATATGCAGGAGGCCGTCCGCGGCTGCCGCATGTTCATCCTCTGCAATCCCCACAATCCCGGAGGCCGCGTGTGGAGCCCGGAGGAACTGCGCCGCGTGGCGGAAATCTGCGCGGAAAGCGGCACGCTGGTCGTCTCTGACGAGATTCACGCGGACCTGGCGCTCCCCGGCCACACGCACACCGTGTTCGCCACTGTCTCCGGGCAGGCGCGCATGAACTCCATCACGTACATGGCGCCCAGCAAGGCCTTCAACGTGCCCGGCCTGGGCAGTTCCTACCTGATTTGCCAGAATCCGGCCCTCTTCGGGAAATACCAAAGCTTTGTCAGCGGCAGGGAGCTGGCGGAAGGCCACGTCTTTGCGTATGAGGGGCTCATCAGCGCCTACTCCGGCCCGGAAGGGGAGGAATGGCTCAAGCAGGCGCTGGACTACATTCAGGAAAACATCCTGTTCATTGACCGGGAACTGCGCCGCCGCATGCCTAAAATAAAGGCCATGCTTCCGGACGCCTCCTACCTGGTTTTCCTGGACTGCCGGGAACTCGGCCTTTCCCAGAAGGAACTGGCGGACTTCTTTGTGGACGGGGGGCGCCTGGCCCTGAATGACGGCTCCATCTTCGGCAAGGAAGGGGAAGGCTTCATGCGCCTGAACGCGGGCTGCCCACGCTCCATCCTGGAACAGGCGCTCAACCAGCTGGAAGAGGCCTACCGGGCGCGCGGCTTCTGA
- the metG gene encoding methionine--tRNA ligase, with translation MYYITTAIDYTNGPPHIGHAYEKVLADVLARWHRMKGEEVYFLTGVDQHGQKVQQTAEKLGITPQEHVNNITAKFLALWERLGISNDGWASTTDPRHKACVQKILTNLKDRGQLYKKSYKGFYSVRQEQFLTDKERDAEGNFGPEWGEVVELEEENWYFRLTDHVEWMKRFVEKSSDFVLPAFRKAEVLNAIDFDSDLCISRPKSRLSWGIELPFDPEFVTYVWFDALINYVSFAGYLAEPDSGLPEFSKLWPADCEVIGKDILVPAHGVYWPAMLHAMGFSDEEMPTLLVHGWWNINGEKMSKSIGNVVDPNLLAEQFGPEPVRYYLVRDITTGKDANFDADRLVMLYNTELANDLGNLCNRSINMTRRYCESVISGEEGYDDEASKALRVTMDQAVTLFSKFMDDNMVSDALAALNAQVSACNAYIEQQQPWQLAKDESAAPRLRCVLRHLLECCAQTGYLIGCVLPDASARILDQLNAADLFQGRTPDTLAWGILPAGHRINDPAPVFPRILSEEEKAKLAEKAAKAAKKQG, from the coding sequence ATGTACTATATCACCACGGCCATTGACTACACCAACGGACCGCCCCACATCGGGCACGCCTATGAAAAAGTCCTTGCGGACGTTCTCGCGCGCTGGCACCGGATGAAGGGGGAGGAAGTCTATTTCCTGACCGGGGTGGACCAGCACGGGCAGAAAGTACAGCAGACGGCGGAAAAACTGGGCATTACGCCGCAGGAGCATGTGAACAACATCACGGCCAAATTCCTGGCCCTGTGGGAGCGCCTGGGCATCAGCAATGACGGATGGGCCTCCACCACGGACCCGCGCCACAAGGCCTGCGTGCAGAAAATCCTGACGAACCTGAAAGACAGGGGGCAGCTTTACAAAAAATCCTACAAGGGGTTCTACTCCGTGCGGCAGGAACAATTCCTGACGGACAAGGAACGGGACGCGGAAGGCAACTTTGGTCCGGAATGGGGTGAAGTGGTGGAACTGGAGGAAGAAAACTGGTACTTCCGCCTGACGGACCATGTGGAGTGGATGAAGCGGTTCGTGGAAAAAAGCAGCGATTTCGTTCTTCCGGCCTTCCGCAAGGCGGAAGTGCTCAACGCCATCGATTTTGACTCGGACCTCTGCATTTCCCGCCCCAAGAGCCGCCTTTCCTGGGGGATCGAACTTCCGTTTGACCCGGAATTCGTCACCTACGTGTGGTTTGACGCCCTCATCAACTACGTCTCCTTCGCCGGGTACCTGGCGGAACCGGACAGCGGCCTGCCGGAATTCTCCAAACTCTGGCCCGCGGACTGCGAAGTGATCGGCAAGGACATCCTGGTACCCGCCCACGGCGTATACTGGCCCGCCATGCTGCACGCCATGGGCTTCTCCGACGAGGAAATGCCCACCCTGCTCGTGCACGGCTGGTGGAACATCAACGGGGAAAAAATGTCCAAGTCCATCGGCAACGTGGTGGACCCCAACCTGCTCGCGGAACAGTTCGGCCCGGAACCCGTGCGCTATTACCTGGTGCGGGACATCACCACCGGGAAGGACGCCAACTTTGACGCGGACCGCCTGGTCATGCTGTACAATACAGAGCTGGCCAACGACCTCGGCAACCTGTGCAACCGTTCCATCAACATGACGCGCCGCTACTGCGAGTCCGTCATCTCCGGTGAGGAAGGATACGATGACGAGGCCTCCAAGGCCCTGCGCGTCACCATGGACCAGGCCGTTACCCTGTTCTCCAAATTCATGGATGACAACATGGTCTCTGACGCCCTGGCGGCCCTGAATGCCCAGGTTTCCGCCTGCAACGCGTACATTGAACAGCAGCAGCCCTGGCAGCTTGCCAAGGATGAGTCCGCCGCGCCGCGCCTCCGCTGCGTGCTGCGCCACCTGCTGGAATGCTGCGCCCAGACGGGCTACCTCATCGGCTGCGTCCTGCCGGACGCTTCCGCCCGCATCCTGGACCAGCTCAACGCCGCGGACCTGTTCCAGGGCCGCACGCCGGATACGCTGGCCTGGGGAATCCTCCCCGCAGGCCACCGCATCAATGACCCGGCCCCCGTCTTCCCGCGCATTCTCTCCGAAGAGGAAAAGGCCAAGCTGGCTGAAAAAGCGGCCAAGGCGGCAAAAAAACAAGGCTGA
- the menD gene encoding 2-succinyl-5-enolpyruvyl-6-hydroxy-3-cyclohexene-1-carboxylic-acid synthase translates to MSASASFVKSLLAQCCLGGICEWVVCPGARNMALLQVLAAAEDLVKWTHFDERSAAFFALGRVQDMGLPVAVVTTSGTAAAELLPAVVEAYYERRPLLLLTADRPADYRGSAAPQAIEQADIFGVYAPTIDLETPDSLPEDILEDWDYASPLHINVCLPDPDPAWNPGNCDLYPAEPPEDSEFRGSLAELAQALRFKSRGGLVVMLGGLDPMEQAPALWLANELKAPVVADATSGLREDLAHLALTDADALLRENPPAVLLRIGDVPVARFWRDLEDIPSTEVFSITRTGFSGLARPSTVVTGDLEAILHALGDVDSVGDVNGLRAMNKRKKALMEELLITCPDSEQAMVRAFSCFAADGDCIYLGNSMPVRYWNSFAQTAIPTENVRANRGANGIDGQIASFLGVSARCSRSWGLVGDLTAMYDSNALALLPQLDKGTRVLGVINNGGGGIFRALPGAASHPEAMRNLLVQPHAHSFKAIAEQWGMRYLVVRTAEDFDQLDSLAEDSQTLVELIPDREQTEHVRNALAGS, encoded by the coding sequence GTGAGCGCCTCCGCATCCTTCGTCAAATCCCTGCTGGCCCAGTGCTGCCTGGGCGGCATCTGTGAATGGGTGGTCTGCCCCGGCGCGCGCAACATGGCGCTGCTCCAGGTGCTGGCCGCCGCGGAGGACCTGGTGAAATGGACTCACTTTGACGAACGGTCCGCCGCCTTTTTCGCGCTGGGCCGCGTTCAGGACATGGGGCTGCCCGTAGCCGTGGTCACCACGTCCGGCACGGCGGCGGCGGAACTCCTCCCCGCCGTGGTGGAGGCGTACTACGAGCGCCGCCCCCTGCTTCTGCTCACCGCGGACCGCCCGGCGGACTACCGCGGCTCCGCCGCTCCGCAGGCCATTGAACAGGCGGACATCTTCGGCGTTTACGCGCCCACGATTGACCTGGAAACACCGGACAGCCTGCCGGAAGATATTCTGGAAGACTGGGACTACGCCTCCCCCCTGCACATCAACGTCTGCCTGCCGGACCCGGACCCCGCCTGGAACCCCGGCAATTGCGACCTTTACCCGGCGGAACCGCCGGAAGACAGCGAATTCCGCGGCTCCCTGGCGGAACTGGCCCAGGCCCTGCGCTTCAAATCGCGCGGCGGGCTGGTGGTCATGCTCGGCGGGCTGGATCCCATGGAACAGGCCCCTGCCCTGTGGCTGGCCAATGAACTGAAAGCCCCTGTGGTGGCGGACGCCACCTCCGGCCTGCGGGAGGACCTGGCGCACCTGGCCCTGACGGACGCGGATGCCCTGCTCCGGGAAAACCCGCCTGCCGTCCTGCTCAGAATAGGGGACGTGCCCGTGGCCCGCTTCTGGCGTGACCTGGAGGACATCCCCTCCACGGAAGTCTTTTCCATCACCCGCACCGGTTTTTCCGGGCTGGCCCGGCCCTCCACCGTCGTCACCGGAGACCTGGAAGCCATTCTGCACGCGCTGGGTGATGTGGACAGCGTGGGGGACGTCAACGGCCTGCGCGCCATGAACAAGCGGAAAAAAGCCCTGATGGAGGAACTGCTCATCACCTGCCCGGACAGCGAGCAGGCCATGGTGCGCGCCTTCTCCTGCTTTGCCGCGGACGGCGACTGCATTTACCTGGGCAACTCCATGCCCGTGCGGTACTGGAACAGCTTTGCCCAGACGGCCATTCCCACGGAAAACGTCCGCGCCAACCGGGGGGCCAACGGCATTGACGGGCAAATCGCCTCCTTTCTGGGGGTCTCCGCCCGGTGTTCCCGCTCCTGGGGGCTTGTGGGAGACCTGACCGCCATGTATGACTCCAACGCGCTGGCCCTCCTCCCCCAACTGGACAAGGGAACCCGCGTGCTCGGCGTCATCAACAACGGCGGGGGCGGCATCTTCCGCGCCCTGCCCGGAGCGGCCAGCCATCCGGAAGCCATGCGCAACCTGCTCGTGCAGCCCCACGCCCATTCCTTCAAGGCCATTGCGGAACAATGGGGCATGCGTTACCTGGTGGTCCGCACGGCGGAGGACTTCGACCAGCTTGACTCCCTGGCTGAAGACAGCCAGACGCTTGTGGAACTCATCCCGGACCGGGAACAGACGGAACACGTCAGGAACGCGCTGGCGGGAAGTTGA
- a CDS encoding malic enzyme-like NAD(P)-binding protein: protein MSSDIRLDALQYHSQPRPGKVETLPCKPCFSQRDLTLAYSPGVAEPCLRIQEDPSQSALYTGRSNLVGVVTNGTAVLGLGNIGPDAAKPVMEGKGVLFKVFADIDVFDIELNVKEPEKLIEVIKTMEPTFGAINLEDIKAPECFMVEDRLREEMNIPVFHDDQHGTAVISGAALLNAAELTGRKLEDMKVVVVGAGAAGISCARFYMTLGVRREHIYMFDSKGLIHTGRIDLHATKAQFSQSEDCSLDEALTGADVFLGLSTKGLLTQDMVKLMAPSPIIFACANPDPEITYQDAKKARPDCIMGSGRSDWPNQVNNVSCFPFIFRAALDVHATVINEQMKIAAARALADLAKEPVPQEVVDLYGGTPLSFGIDYVIPKPIDPRIIEWECPAVAQAAMISGVAQSPIRDMEAYTLELRKRIAAARERVSGVVRSYL, encoded by the coding sequence ATGAGTTCCGATATCAGATTAGATGCCTTGCAGTACCATTCCCAGCCCCGCCCCGGCAAGGTGGAAACGCTGCCCTGCAAGCCCTGCTTTTCGCAGCGGGATTTGACGCTTGCCTATTCCCCGGGCGTGGCCGAACCCTGCCTCCGCATTCAGGAGGACCCATCCCAGAGCGCCCTGTACACGGGCCGCTCCAACCTGGTGGGCGTGGTGACCAACGGCACCGCCGTGCTGGGCCTGGGCAACATCGGTCCGGACGCCGCCAAGCCGGTGATGGAAGGCAAGGGGGTCCTGTTCAAGGTGTTCGCGGATATTGACGTTTTTGACATTGAACTGAACGTGAAGGAGCCGGAAAAGCTGATCGAGGTCATCAAGACGATGGAACCCACCTTCGGCGCCATTAACCTGGAAGACATCAAGGCCCCGGAATGCTTCATGGTGGAGGACCGCCTGCGGGAAGAAATGAACATCCCCGTATTCCATGACGACCAGCACGGCACGGCGGTGATCTCCGGAGCGGCCCTCCTGAACGCTGCGGAACTGACGGGCCGCAAGCTGGAAGACATGAAGGTGGTGGTGGTCGGCGCCGGGGCTGCCGGCATCTCCTGCGCCCGGTTTTACATGACGCTGGGCGTTCGCCGTGAACACATTTACATGTTTGACTCCAAGGGGCTGATTCACACCGGGCGCATTGACCTGCACGCCACCAAGGCCCAGTTCTCCCAGTCGGAGGACTGCTCTCTGGATGAAGCCCTGACCGGGGCGGACGTGTTCCTGGGGCTTTCCACCAAGGGGCTGCTCACGCAGGACATGGTGAAGCTCATGGCGCCTTCACCCATCATCTTCGCCTGCGCGAACCCGGACCCGGAAATCACGTACCAGGATGCCAAGAAGGCCCGTCCGGACTGCATCATGGGGTCCGGACGTTCCGACTGGCCCAACCAGGTGAACAACGTCTCCTGCTTCCCCTTCATCTTCCGCGCCGCCCTGGACGTGCACGCCACTGTCATCAATGAACAGATGAAGATTGCCGCCGCGCGCGCGCTGGCTGATCTGGCGAAGGAGCCCGTTCCGCAGGAGGTGGTGGACCTCTACGGGGGCACGCCCCTCAGCTTTGGCATTGACTACGTGATTCCCAAGCCCATTGATCCCCGCATCATTGAATGGGAATGCCCGGCAGTGGCCCAGGCGGCCATGATTTCCGGCGTGGCCCAGTCCCCCATCCGGGACATGGAGGCCTACACGCTTGAACTGCGCAAGCGCATTGCCGCCGCCCGGGAGCGCGTCTCCGGCGTGGTGCGCAGCTACCTTTAA